In Paractinoplanes brasiliensis, the following proteins share a genomic window:
- a CDS encoding DUF948 domain-containing protein has product MDAGEIAGLIAAGAFLMLVIVLAVPLLKLGRTVDAATRAINDVTDRTGPLLTDVNETVRGVNTALGQVQVSLDGVNVQLAKVDTITEHAAHVTANVANLSTVVAAAAANPLVKVASFGYGLRKTVQARRNADEAREIRETMKQRRKAARR; this is encoded by the coding sequence ATGGACGCCGGAGAAATCGCAGGCCTGATCGCGGCGGGCGCCTTTCTGATGCTCGTCATCGTGCTCGCTGTTCCGCTGCTCAAGCTGGGGCGCACGGTCGACGCCGCCACCAGGGCGATCAACGACGTGACCGATCGCACCGGCCCGCTGCTGACCGATGTCAACGAGACCGTCCGGGGCGTGAACACCGCGCTCGGCCAGGTCCAGGTCTCTTTGGACGGTGTCAACGTCCAGCTGGCCAAGGTCGACACGATCACCGAGCACGCCGCTCACGTCACCGCCAACGTGGCCAACCTGTCCACCGTCGTGGCGGCCGCCGCGGCCAACCCGTTGGTCAAGGTGGCCTCGTTCGGGTACGGCTTGCGCAAGACCGTGCAGGCTCGCCGCAACGCCGACGAGGCACGGGAGATCCGCGAGACCATGAAGCAGCGCCGCAAGGCCGCCCGCCGCTAA
- the alaS gene encoding alanine--tRNA ligase, translating to MKTAEIKRRYLAHFEANGHTVVPSAPLPAIDDPNLLFINAGMVQFVPYFLGQRTPAFKRAVSVQKCIRTPDIDEVGKTSRHGTFFQMNGNFSFGDYFKEGAIKLAWELSTNPIEQGGFGLDPERIWPTVYLDDDEAYGYWKAIGVPESRIVRRGKKDNYWSMGIPGPAGPCSELFYDRGPEYGKDGGPEVDEDRFMEFWNLVFMQYEITDVRSKSEFTVVGDLPKQNIDTGMGLERVASILQGVDNLYEIDEVKPILARAAEMTGKQYGAKSGHVAGESHPDDVRLRVIADHVRTALMLIGDGVTPSNEGRGYVLRRIMRRAIRAVRLLGWQGPALPELLPVARDCMAPSYPELAEEFGRISTYAYAEEDAFLSTLRAGTTILDTAISDTRAQGGKALSGDKAFQLHDTYGFPIDLTLEIAQEQGLEVDQDGFRRLMADQRARAKADAAARKTGHADLSAYRNALDLGGPVEFTGYQEVTRESRVRALIGGSGSVEVAGEGDFVELVLDTTPFYAEGGGQQADTGLIKVGGGQLEVVDVQQPLPGLIVHKARVIRGEVRTGESAEAEIDVTRRKAISRSHTATHLIHQTMRAFLGESATQAGSLNAPGRLRFDFNTPGAVSPAVLHDVEQQVNEVLLRDLEVHAFITSQAEARRLGAMALFGEKYGDEVRVVEVGDYARELCGGTHVSRSGQLGLVKILNESSIGSGVRRVEALVGIDAFGFLAKEHLLVSRLAELFRVPGEQVADRVEQTVTALRDAEKELEKLRAQMVLGGAGTLAAQAKDLRGVAFVGTEAPEGAAGNDVRTLAQEIRGKIDGARPAVVAVAARSNGKASLIVALNGAAKDRGLSAADLVKGALSGRGGGNADLAQGGGLPADQVPALLAAVEKAVGDTAN from the coding sequence ATGAAGACGGCGGAGATCAAGCGGCGCTATCTGGCGCATTTCGAGGCCAACGGGCACACGGTCGTGCCGAGTGCCCCGCTGCCCGCTATCGACGACCCGAACCTGCTGTTCATCAACGCCGGCATGGTGCAGTTCGTGCCGTACTTCCTGGGTCAGCGCACCCCGGCCTTCAAGCGCGCCGTGAGTGTGCAGAAGTGCATCCGGACGCCCGACATCGACGAGGTCGGCAAGACGTCGCGGCACGGCACGTTCTTCCAGATGAACGGCAACTTCTCGTTCGGCGACTACTTCAAAGAGGGCGCGATCAAGCTCGCCTGGGAGCTGTCGACGAACCCGATCGAGCAGGGCGGTTTCGGGCTCGACCCGGAGCGCATCTGGCCGACGGTCTATCTGGACGACGACGAGGCGTACGGGTATTGGAAGGCGATCGGCGTCCCCGAGTCGCGGATCGTGCGCCGGGGCAAGAAGGACAACTACTGGTCGATGGGCATCCCGGGCCCGGCCGGTCCGTGTTCCGAGCTCTTCTACGACCGTGGCCCCGAGTACGGCAAGGACGGCGGCCCCGAGGTCGACGAGGACAGGTTCATGGAGTTCTGGAACCTGGTCTTCATGCAGTACGAGATCACCGACGTGAGGTCGAAGTCCGAGTTCACCGTCGTCGGTGACCTGCCCAAGCAGAACATCGACACCGGCATGGGCCTGGAGCGGGTCGCCTCGATCCTGCAGGGCGTCGACAACCTGTACGAGATCGACGAGGTCAAGCCGATCCTGGCCCGCGCGGCCGAGATGACCGGCAAGCAGTACGGCGCGAAGTCGGGGCACGTCGCGGGAGAGTCCCACCCCGACGACGTACGGCTGCGGGTGATCGCCGACCACGTGCGCACCGCGCTGATGCTGATCGGCGACGGCGTGACGCCCAGCAACGAGGGCCGCGGTTACGTGCTGCGGCGGATCATGCGCCGCGCGATCCGGGCGGTCCGCCTGCTCGGCTGGCAGGGGCCGGCGCTGCCCGAACTGCTGCCGGTGGCGCGTGACTGCATGGCGCCGTCGTATCCCGAACTGGCCGAGGAGTTCGGCCGGATCTCCACGTACGCGTACGCCGAGGAGGACGCGTTCCTGTCCACACTGCGCGCGGGCACGACGATCCTGGACACGGCGATCAGCGACACGCGGGCCCAGGGCGGCAAGGCGCTCAGCGGCGACAAGGCGTTCCAGCTGCACGACACGTACGGCTTCCCCATCGACCTGACCCTGGAGATCGCGCAGGAGCAGGGACTGGAGGTCGACCAGGACGGGTTCCGCCGGCTGATGGCCGACCAGCGGGCCCGCGCGAAGGCGGACGCCGCCGCGCGCAAGACGGGGCATGCCGACCTCAGCGCGTACAGGAATGCCCTTGATCTTGGTGGCCCGGTCGAGTTCACCGGCTATCAGGAGGTCACACGCGAGTCGCGGGTCCGCGCGCTGATCGGTGGCAGCGGCTCGGTCGAGGTGGCCGGCGAGGGTGACTTCGTCGAGCTGGTGCTCGACACCACCCCGTTCTATGCCGAGGGCGGCGGTCAGCAGGCCGACACCGGTCTGATCAAGGTCGGCGGCGGGCAGCTCGAGGTCGTTGACGTGCAGCAGCCGCTGCCGGGCCTGATCGTGCACAAGGCGCGGGTGATCCGCGGCGAGGTGCGTACGGGCGAGTCGGCCGAGGCCGAGATCGACGTGACCCGGCGCAAGGCGATCTCGCGGTCGCACACCGCGACCCACCTGATCCACCAGACGATGCGCGCGTTCCTCGGCGAGTCGGCGACCCAGGCCGGTTCGCTGAACGCGCCGGGCCGCCTGCGGTTCGACTTCAACACGCCGGGGGCCGTCTCGCCCGCGGTGCTGCACGACGTCGAGCAGCAGGTCAACGAGGTGCTGCTGCGTGACCTCGAAGTGCACGCGTTCATCACCTCCCAGGCCGAGGCGCGCCGGCTGGGCGCGATGGCTCTCTTCGGGGAGAAGTACGGCGACGAGGTCCGAGTGGTTGAAGTCGGCGACTACGCGCGTGAACTTTGTGGTGGCACGCACGTGTCGCGCTCGGGTCAGCTGGGCCTGGTCAAGATCCTCAACGAGTCGTCGATCGGTTCCGGCGTACGCCGCGTCGAGGCGCTGGTCGGCATCGACGCGTTCGGCTTCCTGGCCAAGGAGCACCTGCTGGTGAGCCGCCTGGCCGAGCTTTTCCGGGTGCCTGGCGAGCAGGTCGCCGACCGGGTCGAGCAGACGGTCACCGCGCTGCGCGACGCCGAGAAGGAGCTCGAGAAGCTGCGCGCGCAGATGGTTCTCGGCGGCGCGGGCACGCTCGCGGCCCAGGCCAAGGATCTGCGCGGGGTGGCGTTCGTCGGCACCGAGGCTCCCGAGGGCGCGGCCGGCAACGACGTGCGTACCCTTGCTCAGGAGATCCGCGGCAAGATCGACGGGGCTCGCCCGGCGGTCGTCGCGGTGGCGGCCCGGTCGAACGGCAAGGCGTCGCTGATCGTGGCGCTCAACGGGGCGGCGAAGGACCGCGGGCTCTCCGCGGCCGATCTGGTCAAGGGCGCGCTGTCCGGCCGGGGTGGCGGCAACGCCGACCTGGCGCAGGGTGGCGGGCTTCCGGCCGACCAGGTGCCGGCGCTGTTGGCGGCGGTCGAGAAGGCGGTGGGCGACACCGCGAACTAG
- the ruvX gene encoding Holliday junction resolvase RuvX produces the protein MSALSRGRRLGVDVGKVRVGVAISDPDGILATPLVTVPRDMGAADDAVPGDIAELVRLVGEHEVVQIVVGLPVRLNGAEGPAAIDIRAYAGRLAASAGEVPVVLADERMSTVVATRRLAERGVRGKRQRAVVDQAAAVEILQSWLDAQRRQR, from the coding sequence ATGAGCGCACTGTCGCGGGGTAGGCGACTGGGCGTCGATGTCGGTAAGGTGCGCGTCGGGGTCGCGATCAGTGACCCTGACGGGATCCTGGCCACCCCCCTGGTCACGGTGCCCCGTGACATGGGCGCGGCAGATGATGCTGTGCCCGGCGACATAGCTGAGCTCGTCCGCCTCGTGGGGGAACACGAGGTGGTGCAGATCGTGGTGGGACTCCCGGTGCGTCTCAACGGTGCCGAGGGACCTGCCGCCATCGACATTCGTGCGTACGCTGGGCGACTGGCGGCCTCGGCCGGTGAGGTTCCGGTCGTTCTGGCGGACGAGAGGATGTCGACGGTGGTGGCAACCCGTAGGCTTGCCGAGCGTGGCGTCCGAGGGAAACGCCAACGAGCGGTCGTCGACCAGGCGGCCGCGGTGGAGATCCTGCAGAGCTGGCTGGACGCGCAGCGGAGGCAGAGATGA